One window of the Tachypleus tridentatus isolate NWPU-2018 chromosome 10, ASM421037v1, whole genome shotgun sequence genome contains the following:
- the LOC143228670 gene encoding uncharacterized protein LOC143228670 isoform X1 produces the protein MGLFAVVGMNIRLEVVAKILREEVELVVMFAGSGHSTEMSFKTEDCIENYPLLHCPTVSSNTQTAPSVGPTAISIGRVHVYNFNSPKDATSTGGQALVTQSMCGERSTSSSSGPSCRICHEGDSWDKLVSPCHCSGSLGVVHMDCMEKWLGTTNTDACEICRYKFHVVRSSRPLLEFICSGSDSGHQKSLTGDIVCFILLTPLVFTSSFLCVEGAVQRASTNKWEAGCLMGLSIILLIVYVVWSVLTFRFHHNNWKIWKTLNQNVKVLSYNRTEKISDNNNNSLGSESSPNDSIFMETPRVSVTSESGIAEVVIIPSPTDSNNNKDQKNSEETKDEDLNYLYKGRDLESL, from the exons ATGGGTTTATTTGCTGTTGTGGGTATGAATATTAGGCTTGAGGTAGTGGCGAAAATTTTGCGTGAAGAGGTAGAGTTGGTGGTGATGTTTGCAGG aagtGGCCACTCCACAGAAATGTCTTTTAagactgaagattgtatagaaaaTTATCCTCTCCTACACTGCCCCACAGTTTCATCTAACACACAAACTGCGCCCTCTGTCGGACCTACTGCAATTAGTATTGGGCGAGTGCATGTGTATAACTTTAATTCTCCGAAAGACGCGACCTCTACAGGCGGCCAGGCTCTTGTGACCCAATCTATGTGTGGTGAGCGGTCGACCAGCAGCAGCAGTGGACCTTCTTGCCGAATTTGTCACGAAGGAGACTCGTGGGATAAACTGGTCTCTCCATGTCACTGCTCAG GTTCACTAGGTGTAGTTCACATGGACTGCATGGAGAAATGGCTTGGTACTACGAACACAGATGCTTGTGAAATCTGTCGATACAAGTTTCACGTCGTCCGATCTTCGCGGCCCCTGCTGGAg TTCATCTGTAGTGGTTCAGACAGCGGACACCAGAAGTCTCTGACAGGAGATATagtatgtttcattttattaacgcCGCTTGTCTTTACCAGTTCGTTTCTGTGTGTGGAAGGCGCAGTTCAACGAGCCTCGACTAACAAGTGGGAAGCCGGCTGTTTAATGGGCTTGTCAATAATATTGCTAATAGTGTACGTCGTTTGGAGTGTTCTAACATTTAG ATTTCATCACAACAACTGGAAAATCTGGAAAACATTAAACCAAAACGTGAAGGTGCTCTCATATAATCGGACTGAAAAAATAtcggataataataataatagcctTGGCTCAGAATCAAGTCCAAATGACAGCATTTTCATGGAAACTCCACGTGTTTCGGTAACCAGCGAATCTGGAATAGCCGAAGTTGTAATAATTCCATCACCCACCGATAGTAACAATAATAAGGACCAGAAAAACTCTGAAGAAACGAAAGATGAAGaccttaattatttatataaaggtCGAGATCTAGAGTCATTATAG
- the LOC143228670 gene encoding E3 ubiquitin-protein ligase MARCHF3-like isoform X2: MSFKTEDCIENYPLLHCPTVSSNTQTAPSVGPTAISIGRVHVYNFNSPKDATSTGGQALVTQSMCGERSTSSSSGPSCRICHEGDSWDKLVSPCHCSGSLGVVHMDCMEKWLGTTNTDACEICRYKFHVVRSSRPLLEFICSGSDSGHQKSLTGDIVCFILLTPLVFTSSFLCVEGAVQRASTNKWEAGCLMGLSIILLIVYVVWSVLTFRFHHNNWKIWKTLNQNVKVLSYNRTEKISDNNNNSLGSESSPNDSIFMETPRVSVTSESGIAEVVIIPSPTDSNNNKDQKNSEETKDEDLNYLYKGRDLESL; the protein is encoded by the exons ATGTCTTTTAagactgaagattgtatagaaaaTTATCCTCTCCTACACTGCCCCACAGTTTCATCTAACACACAAACTGCGCCCTCTGTCGGACCTACTGCAATTAGTATTGGGCGAGTGCATGTGTATAACTTTAATTCTCCGAAAGACGCGACCTCTACAGGCGGCCAGGCTCTTGTGACCCAATCTATGTGTGGTGAGCGGTCGACCAGCAGCAGCAGTGGACCTTCTTGCCGAATTTGTCACGAAGGAGACTCGTGGGATAAACTGGTCTCTCCATGTCACTGCTCAG GTTCACTAGGTGTAGTTCACATGGACTGCATGGAGAAATGGCTTGGTACTACGAACACAGATGCTTGTGAAATCTGTCGATACAAGTTTCACGTCGTCCGATCTTCGCGGCCCCTGCTGGAg TTCATCTGTAGTGGTTCAGACAGCGGACACCAGAAGTCTCTGACAGGAGATATagtatgtttcattttattaacgcCGCTTGTCTTTACCAGTTCGTTTCTGTGTGTGGAAGGCGCAGTTCAACGAGCCTCGACTAACAAGTGGGAAGCCGGCTGTTTAATGGGCTTGTCAATAATATTGCTAATAGTGTACGTCGTTTGGAGTGTTCTAACATTTAG ATTTCATCACAACAACTGGAAAATCTGGAAAACATTAAACCAAAACGTGAAGGTGCTCTCATATAATCGGACTGAAAAAATAtcggataataataataatagcctTGGCTCAGAATCAAGTCCAAATGACAGCATTTTCATGGAAACTCCACGTGTTTCGGTAACCAGCGAATCTGGAATAGCCGAAGTTGTAATAATTCCATCACCCACCGATAGTAACAATAATAAGGACCAGAAAAACTCTGAAGAAACGAAAGATGAAGaccttaattatttatataaaggtCGAGATCTAGAGTCATTATAG